From one Enterococcus sp. DIV2402 genomic stretch:
- the celB gene encoding PTS cellobiose transporter subunit IIC encodes MNSFMDKLSEKIMPLANALGQNRYLSVLRDAFMLSFPLTMFGSIVVVINNLPFFNDATKGTLSGLFGNGQNATMSIMTIFVTFGIGYYLSKSYKVEAIFGGAVSLASFLILTPFVLLTEDGTEVSGVLSLDRLGAKGMFIGMIAAFIAAEIYCRITKKGWQIKMPDGVPPAVTKSFAALIPAVVTLTFFLLVNALMIGIFHVNLHDVIYEVIQKPLTGLGSSLPATLLALFLVQFLWFFGLHGQIIVNSVMDPIWNTLMLDNLEAYQQGQDLPHIITKPFMETFTVGLGGSGMTLAVVILMAFVLKKKQYQEIGRLALAPGIFNVNEPAIFGLPIVLNATILIPWICAPLIVTTFNYFMMATGIVPAPTGVSVPWTVPIIASGTLATNSWLGGLLQAIDFIIVALIWYPFLRAMDRQTTIEE; translated from the coding sequence ATGAATAGTTTTATGGACAAATTGTCAGAAAAAATTATGCCTTTAGCTAATGCATTAGGGCAGAATCGTTATTTATCAGTTTTACGAGATGCATTTATGCTTTCTTTTCCACTTACGATGTTTGGCTCTATTGTTGTTGTTATTAATAATTTACCTTTCTTTAATGATGCTACAAAAGGAACCTTGAGCGGTCTTTTTGGAAATGGACAAAATGCCACAATGAGTATTATGACAATTTTTGTCACATTTGGTATTGGCTATTATTTATCTAAATCTTATAAAGTTGAGGCTATTTTCGGTGGCGCTGTTTCTTTAGCTAGTTTTTTAATTTTAACACCGTTTGTTTTATTAACTGAAGATGGTACTGAAGTCAGTGGCGTACTCTCTTTGGATCGATTAGGTGCAAAAGGAATGTTCATTGGTATGATTGCCGCTTTTATTGCCGCAGAAATTTATTGTCGAATCACTAAAAAAGGCTGGCAAATAAAAATGCCTGATGGTGTTCCACCAGCTGTGACAAAATCGTTCGCCGCATTGATTCCCGCAGTCGTAACTTTGACTTTCTTTCTATTAGTTAATGCCTTAATGATTGGAATCTTTCATGTGAACTTGCATGATGTTATCTATGAAGTCATCCAAAAACCATTAACTGGGCTAGGTAGTAGTTTACCTGCGACTTTATTAGCATTATTTTTAGTTCAATTTCTGTGGTTCTTTGGATTACACGGGCAAATTATCGTAAACTCTGTTATGGACCCAATTTGGAATACGTTAATGCTAGATAACCTTGAAGCATACCAACAAGGACAGGATTTACCTCATATTATTACCAAACCTTTCATGGAAACATTTACTGTTGGACTAGGAGGTTCTGGTATGACTTTGGCAGTTGTCATCTTAATGGCTTTTGTTTTAAAGAAAAAGCAATATCAAGAGATTGGTCGACTAGCTTTAGCTCCAGGCATTTTTAATGTGAATGAACCCGCGATTTTTGGCTTGCCAATTGTACTCAACGCAACCATTTTAATTCCTTGGATTTGTGCACCATTGATTGTAACCACCTTCAACTACTTTATGATGGCAACAGGTATCGTTCCTGCCCCGACAGGCGTTTCCGTTCCTTGGACAGTTCCAATTATTGCTAGCGGAACACTAGCCACAAACTCATGGTTAGGCGGTTTATTGCAAGCAATAGATTTCATTATAGTTGCTTTAATTTGGTATCCATTCTTACGAGCAATGGATCGCCAAACAACTATCGAAGAGTAA
- a CDS encoding UTRA domain-containing protein: MLKYEEIANVLRERIKSQIYPPDSFLPNQVQLVEEFSVSRMTIKKAINILTMEGLVYAQRGSGTKVLNHPFVNRDTSILSNYQGLSTEMMREHRSLESQVIEFKVDFPDKNIQERLMIDAEQPIYKIIRLRILDGEPFILEYTYMPVNLVPGLKKIHAANSIYSYVKDELGIKFAGAYRTIMADISSEFDQQYLQCKKTDPVLEIQQIIYLNNGQPLEFSCSRNRYDVRAYSYLDVKE, translated from the coding sequence GTGTTGAAGTACGAAGAAATCGCAAATGTTTTAAGAGAACGAATCAAAAGTCAGATTTATCCTCCTGACAGCTTTTTACCCAATCAAGTACAATTGGTAGAAGAATTTTCAGTGAGTCGAATGACCATCAAAAAAGCCATTAATATTTTGACTATGGAAGGACTAGTTTATGCACAACGTGGTAGTGGTACAAAAGTATTAAATCACCCTTTCGTTAATCGTGATACGTCTATTTTGTCCAATTATCAAGGTTTAAGCACAGAGATGATGCGTGAACATCGCTCATTAGAGAGTCAAGTCATTGAATTTAAAGTTGATTTTCCTGACAAGAATATCCAAGAACGTTTAATGATCGATGCTGAACAGCCGATTTACAAAATTATTCGTCTTCGCATTTTAGATGGTGAACCATTTATTTTAGAGTATACGTATATGCCAGTCAATCTTGTACCTGGATTGAAAAAAATCCATGCTGCTAATTCTATCTATAGTTATGTCAAAGACGAATTGGGGATTAAATTTGCTGGTGCCTATCGAACAATCATGGCCGATATCAGTTCTGAATTTGATCAACAGTATTTACAATGTAAAAAAACAGATCCGGTTTTAGAGATTCAACAAATCATTTATTTAAACAATGGTCAACCACTAGAATTCTCATGTAGCAGAAATCGCTATGATGTACGAGCCTATTCTTATCTAGACGTGAAAGAATAG
- the udk gene encoding uridine kinase, which produces MTKHKPIIIGVTGGSGSGKTSVSRAILNHFPEHSIMMLEHDSYYKDQSHLAFEDRLKTNYDHPLAFDTDLLITHLSKLLNYETIEKPVYDYVKHTRSDEIIIQEPKEVIILEGILILEDERLRDLMDIKIYVDTDDDIRIIRRIKRDMEERGRTLDSIIEQYLSVVKPMYNQFIEPTKRYADVIVPEGGENHVAIDLINTKVGSILED; this is translated from the coding sequence ATGACGAAACATAAACCAATCATTATTGGCGTTACTGGAGGATCTGGAAGTGGCAAGACAAGTGTCAGTCGTGCGATTTTAAATCACTTTCCCGAGCATTCAATCATGATGTTAGAGCATGACTCTTATTACAAAGACCAAAGCCACTTAGCCTTTGAAGATCGTTTAAAAACGAATTACGATCATCCGTTAGCTTTTGATACGGATTTATTGATTACGCATTTATCAAAATTATTAAATTACGAAACGATTGAAAAACCTGTTTATGATTATGTCAAACATACACGTAGTGACGAAATAATTATTCAAGAACCAAAAGAGGTCATCATTTTAGAAGGGATTTTAATTTTAGAAGATGAACGATTACGTGATTTAATGGATATTAAAATTTACGTGGATACAGATGACGATATTCGTATTATTCGTCGTATCAAACGTGATATGGAAGAACGTGGACGTACGCTAGATTCAATCATTGAACAATATTTATCCGTCGTAAAACCTATGTATAATCAGTTTATTGAACCAACCAAACGTTATGCAGACGTCATTGTGCCTGAAGGTGGCGAAAATCATGTAGCGATTGATTTAATCAATACGAAAGTTGGCTCAATTTTAGAAGATTAA
- a CDS encoding YjjG family noncanonical pyrimidine nucleotidase, whose amino-acid sequence MRYKTLLFDVDDTLLDFKDAENQALQSLFQEVKIELTPEIEQTYKVLNQQRWKEYEKGNMTSAEVVNGRFGILFEHLGKQVDSPAMEKRYRHYLNQGHKRLGNSLEIVQDLAEKAELYVVTNGVATTQYQRLTDSKLLPYFKDIFVSETAGYQKPKREFFDYAFARIPELKREETIIIGDSLTSDTQGGKNAGIDTIWLNPVKNVEEPNIKPTFQIRNLEEIYGILV is encoded by the coding sequence ATGCGATACAAAACATTATTATTCGATGTCGATGATACCTTATTAGATTTTAAAGATGCAGAAAATCAGGCATTACAATCTCTGTTTCAAGAAGTGAAAATTGAGCTGACACCAGAAATTGAACAGACTTATAAGGTGTTAAATCAGCAACGTTGGAAAGAATACGAAAAAGGCAATATGACTTCAGCAGAGGTTGTAAATGGTCGATTTGGTATTTTGTTTGAACATTTAGGAAAACAAGTAGATAGTCCAGCCATGGAAAAACGCTATCGTCATTATTTGAATCAAGGACACAAACGCTTAGGAAATAGTTTAGAGATTGTACAGGACTTGGCAGAAAAAGCTGAGTTATACGTGGTTACAAACGGTGTTGCCACAACTCAATACCAACGTCTCACTGATTCAAAGCTATTACCTTATTTTAAAGATATTTTTGTATCCGAAACAGCGGGTTATCAAAAACCAAAACGAGAATTTTTCGACTACGCATTTGCACGTATTCCAGAATTGAAAAGAGAAGAAACAATCATTATAGGAGACTCTTTGACTTCTGATACTCAAGGTGGGAAAAATGCTGGTATTGATACCATTTGGTTAAATCCTGTTAAAAATGTTGAAGAACCAAACATTAAACCGACTTTCCAAATTCGAAACCTGGAAGAAATTTATGGAATTTTAGTTTAA
- a CDS encoding DoxX family protein: protein MFKNRLVIGIIIIRVILGITMLLHGVAKFTDLTGTQQFFESIGVPGIVAILTALVEVVGGIFMIAGILVPLVSLGFIAILLSAMYLLKAQSGFVNGYELELLLAVISLGVGISHFDKKIVQFIPTK from the coding sequence ATGTTTAAGAATAGATTGGTCATTGGCATTATTATTATTCGAGTGATTTTAGGAATCACTATGTTGTTGCACGGTGTTGCGAAATTCACAGATTTAACTGGCACACAACAATTTTTTGAAAGTATCGGCGTACCAGGAATCGTTGCTATTTTGACTGCTTTGGTAGAAGTAGTTGGTGGAATATTTATGATTGCGGGGATATTAGTGCCACTGGTTTCGCTAGGATTTATTGCCATTTTATTAAGTGCAATGTATTTGTTAAAAGCACAAAGCGGCTTTGTGAATGGCTATGAATTAGAACTATTATTGGCAGTCATCAGCTTAGGTGTGGGAATTAGTCATTTTGATAAAAAAATTGTGCAATTTATTCCCACAAAATAA
- a CDS encoding 16S rRNA pseudouridine(516) synthase yields the protein MRLDKLIEKQLKTSRKQMKRLFLMGKVQVDGQVVYQENKNVDSRIHQIDINGQRLFTNDKYYLLNKPQGVVTANKDNLSTVFDCLHTEDYRQDLVAVGRLDRDTEGLLLLTSNGQLNYDLIQPKKKVDKVYEAIINAEVTTKDMTIFAQGIKFIGGATCQPAKLEILSATPYESHVRLTIREGKFHQVKKMFLATGKKVIYLKRVAMGPITLGDLSVGAYRELTQDELLLLKDYFR from the coding sequence ATGCGATTAGATAAATTAATTGAGAAACAGTTAAAGACGTCGAGAAAACAGATGAAACGTCTTTTTTTAATGGGGAAAGTTCAAGTAGATGGTCAAGTGGTTTATCAAGAAAATAAAAATGTGGATAGTCGAATTCATCAGATTGACATTAATGGGCAACGCCTTTTTACAAATGACAAATATTATTTATTAAATAAACCTCAAGGTGTTGTCACTGCCAATAAAGATAATTTGTCAACTGTTTTCGACTGTTTACATACTGAAGACTATCGTCAAGATTTAGTGGCAGTCGGGCGTTTGGATCGTGATACAGAGGGTCTTCTGCTACTAACAAGCAATGGACAGTTGAATTATGATTTAATTCAGCCAAAGAAAAAAGTTGATAAAGTATATGAAGCAATCATTAATGCAGAAGTGACTACAAAAGATATGACGATCTTCGCTCAAGGTATTAAATTTATTGGGGGTGCAACCTGCCAACCAGCAAAATTGGAAATTTTATCAGCAACACCCTATGAAAGTCATGTCCGTTTAACTATTCGAGAAGGAAAATTTCATCAAGTGAAAAAAATGTTTTTAGCGACTGGTAAAAAAGTCATCTATTTAAAACGTGTGGCAATGGGGCCAATTACACTAGGAGATTTATCAGTAGGTGCTTATCGTGAACTAACGCAAGACGAATTACTGTTATTAAAAGATTATTTCAGATGA
- a CDS encoding 50S ribosomal protein L25/general stress protein Ctc, which translates to MSVSLKVSKREVRPRSIRNKLRHEGKIPAIVNGYKVESTPISIDAKEFDRILRTHGLNTVITLAIDGKNVNTLIQDYSSDTFTGQVTHVAFLSVDMKEETEVEAEVVLVGEAAGVKAGGVLTQNLYSVTVSATPDKLPENVEVDVTSLEIGQSITVEDIPTSDEYTIVTNPEEQIAAVNEAQIVEDEEPGEAAEPEVIGEEE; encoded by the coding sequence ATGTCAGTATCATTGAAAGTAAGTAAGAGAGAAGTTCGCCCCCGTTCTATTCGAAACAAATTACGTCACGAAGGAAAAATTCCGGCAATTGTAAATGGGTACAAAGTAGAAAGTACACCTATTTCCATTGATGCCAAAGAATTTGACCGTATTTTACGTACGCATGGATTAAACACTGTAATTACATTGGCTATTGACGGAAAAAATGTTAATACTTTGATCCAAGACTATTCGTCTGACACATTTACAGGTCAAGTGACACACGTTGCTTTCCTATCCGTTGACATGAAAGAAGAAACAGAAGTGGAAGCAGAAGTTGTTTTAGTTGGTGAAGCTGCTGGTGTCAAAGCTGGTGGTGTTCTAACTCAAAATCTATATAGCGTGACTGTTTCTGCTACCCCTGATAAATTACCAGAAAATGTTGAAGTTGATGTTACTTCTTTAGAAATTGGTCAATCCATCACTGTTGAAGATATTCCAACTTCTGATGAATATACTATTGTAACAAATCCCGAAGAACAAATTGCGGCTGTGAATGAAGCTCAAATTGTAGAAGATGAAGAACCTGGTGAAGCTGCTGAACCAGAAGTTATCGGTGAAGAAGAATAA
- a CDS encoding glycine cleavage system protein H, translating into MEKTCLKKKDNLWILFNGVEYVIGLTKEAQDDLGKITFASVPKVGQTFAQGDTLVELEAEKAVNEYLSPLTGVVSSVNEKIDEDVDILNDEDELNAWIISLKDVDVAQFDAL; encoded by the coding sequence ATGGAAAAAACATGCTTGAAGAAAAAAGATAACTTATGGATATTATTTAATGGCGTGGAATATGTCATCGGTTTAACAAAAGAAGCACAAGATGATTTAGGAAAAATTACGTTTGCTTCTGTTCCCAAAGTAGGACAAACATTTGCGCAAGGGGATACATTAGTTGAACTTGAAGCCGAAAAAGCCGTGAATGAATACCTAAGTCCATTAACTGGTGTGGTCTCTTCTGTCAATGAAAAAATTGATGAAGATGTGGATATATTAAATGATGAAGATGAGCTAAATGCTTGGATTATTAGTTTGAAAGATGTCGATGTAGCACAATTTGATGCACTATAA
- a CDS encoding arsenate reductase family protein: MFTLYWYPKCSTCRDAKKWLEAHGQTVETIDMITQPPEPKVLQAWMEASDLPMRRFFNTSGMKYRELGLKDKIDSFTLEEASQVLASDGMLIKRPILVKDGEFLLNGFKENEYEGVL, encoded by the coding sequence ATGTTTACATTATATTGGTATCCAAAATGTAGTACGTGTAGAGACGCAAAAAAATGGTTGGAAGCACATGGACAAACTGTTGAGACAATCGACATGATTACGCAACCTCCTGAGCCAAAAGTATTACAGGCGTGGATGGAAGCTAGTGATTTGCCGATGCGTCGCTTTTTTAACACAAGTGGCATGAAGTATCGTGAATTGGGCTTGAAAGATAAGATTGATAGTTTTACACTAGAAGAAGCTAGTCAGGTTTTAGCATCTGATGGAATGTTGATTAAACGACCTATTCTAGTAAAAGATGGTGAATTTTTATTGAATGGGTTTAAGGAAAACGAATATGAGGGAGTCCTTTAA
- a CDS encoding FtsW/RodA/SpoVE family cell cycle protein has translation MEKKNVFRNDNRIDYGVILPVFLLCLVGLASLYVALFHSHNLAESANPIKGVLKQGVWYVFGVIAVAIIMRISSRMLWLLTPYIYGLGLVIMALLVRFYDPDIAAFTGSRNWFSFGAFTVQPAELMKIAMIMMLALVVTKHNGSYRERTLQTDGLLIGKMLAVTLPVIILVLLQEDFGTMLVFLAIFGGIFLMSGISWKIVVPVIATFVVIGAGTIFLVLTDGGRAFLENIGLFSEYQFKRIDAWLDPFHDVQGSSGQVAKAIMAIGSGGMFGKGFNVSDVYVPVRESDMIFSVIGENFGFVGSTFVILLYFILIYRMIRVCFDTNNEFYTYIATGIIMMILFHVFENIGANIGLLPLTGIPLPFISQGGSALLSNMIGIGLILSMRYHSVDQESETLKRGSRRSKR, from the coding sequence ATGGAAAAAAAGAATGTGTTTAGAAATGATAACCGAATTGATTATGGGGTAATTTTACCTGTTTTTCTTTTATGCTTAGTGGGATTAGCGTCATTATATGTTGCATTGTTTCATAGTCATAATTTAGCAGAATCTGCTAATCCAATTAAAGGCGTTCTAAAGCAAGGTGTTTGGTATGTGTTTGGGGTTATTGCAGTCGCTATTATCATGCGAATTAGTTCTAGAATGTTATGGCTATTAACGCCGTATATTTATGGTTTAGGACTCGTAATCATGGCGCTATTGGTTCGTTTTTATGATCCAGATATTGCGGCGTTTACTGGTTCTCGTAACTGGTTTAGCTTTGGAGCCTTTACTGTACAACCAGCCGAGTTAATGAAAATTGCGATGATTATGATGTTGGCTTTGGTTGTTACCAAGCACAATGGGAGTTATCGTGAGCGAACGTTACAGACAGATGGACTGTTGATTGGTAAAATGTTAGCTGTGACGTTACCAGTTATTATTTTAGTTTTATTACAAGAAGACTTTGGGACGATGTTAGTCTTTTTAGCTATTTTTGGCGGAATCTTTTTGATGTCTGGGATTTCCTGGAAGATTGTGGTTCCAGTCATTGCAACGTTTGTGGTTATTGGTGCCGGCACAATTTTTTTAGTTCTTACAGATGGTGGACGAGCGTTTTTAGAAAATATTGGCTTATTCTCGGAATACCAATTCAAGCGAATTGATGCCTGGCTAGATCCTTTTCATGACGTTCAAGGAAGTTCTGGGCAAGTAGCTAAAGCAATTATGGCGATTGGTTCCGGTGGTATGTTTGGGAAAGGTTTTAATGTCAGTGATGTCTATGTCCCTGTTCGTGAATCGGATATGATCTTTTCAGTAATTGGTGAGAATTTTGGTTTTGTAGGTAGTACTTTTGTGATTTTATTATATTTCATTTTAATTTATCGCATGATTCGGGTTTGTTTTGATACGAACAATGAGTTTTATACCTATATTGCAACTGGAATTATTATGATGATTTTATTCCATGTGTTTGAAAATATCGGTGCAAACATTGGCTTGTTACCGTTAACTGGGATTCCATTGCCATTTATTAGTCAAGGTGGTTCAGCATTGTTAAGTAACATGATTGGCATTGGTTTGATTTTATCCATGCGTTATCATTCTGTTGACCAAGAGTCAGAAACACTTAAAAGAGGTAGTAGAAGGAGCAAAAGATAG
- the upp gene encoding uracil phosphoribosyltransferase, which translates to MGKFQVIDHPLIQHKVSIIRDKNCGTKVFREVVDEIAMLMAYEISRDMPVEDVVIETPITKTTQKTLAGKKVAIIPILRAGLGMVDGILQLIPAAKVGHVGVYRDEETLEPHEYFVKLPEDIDSRQLLVVDPMLATGGSAIMAIDLLKKRGASNIKFVCLVAAPEGVKVLQEAHPDVDIYTAALDDHLNDHGYIVPGLGDAGDRLFGTK; encoded by the coding sequence ATGGGCAAATTTCAAGTAATCGATCATCCGTTGATCCAACATAAAGTATCAATTATTCGTGATAAAAATTGTGGAACAAAAGTATTTCGTGAGGTTGTTGATGAAATTGCGATGTTAATGGCGTACGAAATTTCACGTGACATGCCAGTAGAAGACGTCGTTATCGAAACTCCGATTACGAAAACAACACAAAAAACTTTAGCAGGTAAAAAAGTAGCAATTATTCCAATTCTACGTGCTGGTTTAGGAATGGTTGATGGTATCTTACAATTGATTCCAGCAGCAAAAGTAGGTCACGTTGGTGTGTATCGTGATGAAGAAACACTAGAACCACATGAATATTTCGTAAAATTACCAGAAGATATTGATAGCCGTCAATTATTAGTGGTTGACCCGATGTTAGCAACAGGTGGTTCAGCGATCATGGCAATTGATTTATTGAAAAAACGTGGTGCTTCAAACATCAAATTTGTTTGTTTAGTTGCTGCTCCAGAAGGTGTGAAAGTGTTACAAGAAGCGCATCCAGATGTAGACATCTATACAGCTGCATTAGATGATCATTTAAATGATCATGGCTATATCGTTCCTGGTTTAGGCGATGCGGGTGACCGTTTATTCGGTACAAAATAA
- the glyA gene encoding serine hydroxymethyltransferase, giving the protein MDYKEFDKDLWTAIENEAERQQNNLELIASENIVSEGVMAAQGSILTNKYAEGYPGRRYYGGCEFVDVIESLAIDRAKEIFGAEFANVQPHSGSQANTAAYLALIEAGDTVLGMDLSAGGHLTHGSPVNFSGKTYNFVSYGVDKETELIDYDVVLELAKEHQPKLIVAGASAYSRTIDFSKFKEIADEVGAKLMVDMAHIAGLVAAGLHPSPVPYADITTTTTHKTLRGPRGGLVLTNDEALAKKINSNVFPGIQGGPLEHVIAGKAISFKEALDPSFKDYASQVIKNAKAMAEVFNDSAKARLISGSTDNHLLLIDVTGFDMTGKDAEKLLDTVNITVNKNSIPFETLSPFKTSGIRVGTPAITSRGFDEEGSAAVAKLIVKVLENKDDEAVHAQVKEEVRALTDAHPLYAK; this is encoded by the coding sequence ATGGATTATAAAGAGTTTGATAAAGATTTATGGACAGCGATTGAAAATGAGGCTGAGCGTCAACAAAACAATTTAGAATTAATTGCTTCTGAAAATATTGTTTCTGAAGGTGTTATGGCTGCGCAAGGTAGTATCTTAACAAATAAATATGCAGAAGGTTATCCAGGCCGTCGTTATTATGGTGGTTGTGAATTCGTAGATGTCATTGAAAGTTTAGCAATCGATCGTGCGAAAGAAATTTTTGGTGCGGAATTTGCAAACGTACAACCTCATTCAGGTTCCCAAGCTAACACAGCTGCGTATTTAGCTTTAATTGAAGCAGGCGATACTGTTTTAGGTATGGATTTATCTGCAGGCGGACATTTAACACATGGTTCACCAGTTAACTTTAGTGGTAAAACATATAACTTTGTAAGTTATGGTGTCGATAAAGAAACAGAATTAATTGATTATGATGTCGTTCTTGAATTAGCAAAAGAACATCAACCAAAATTAATCGTTGCTGGTGCTAGCGCATATTCTCGTACGATTGATTTTTCTAAATTTAAAGAAATCGCTGATGAAGTTGGCGCAAAATTAATGGTTGATATGGCTCATATTGCTGGTTTAGTAGCAGCTGGCTTACATCCAAGCCCAGTACCTTATGCTGATATTACCACAACGACAACGCATAAAACATTACGCGGGCCTCGTGGTGGTTTAGTCTTAACGAATGACGAAGCTTTAGCGAAAAAAATTAACAGCAATGTCTTTCCAGGTATCCAAGGTGGTCCATTAGAACACGTGATTGCTGGTAAAGCTATTTCATTTAAAGAAGCTTTAGACCCAAGCTTTAAAGACTATGCAAGCCAAGTCATCAAAAATGCCAAAGCGATGGCAGAAGTCTTCAATGATTCAGCAAAAGCTCGTCTAATTTCTGGTTCAACTGATAACCATTTATTACTAATTGATGTAACTGGTTTTGATATGACCGGAAAAGATGCTGAGAAATTATTAGATACTGTCAATATCACTGTCAACAAAAACTCTATTCCATTTGAAACATTAAGTCCTTTCAAAACAAGTGGTATTCGTGTAGGAACACCAGCAATTACAAGTCGTGGTTTTGACGAGGAAGGTTCAGCAGCTGTTGCTAAACTAATCGTGAAAGTATTAGAAAATAAAGACGATGAAGCTGTTCATGCACAAGTGAAAGAAGAAGTTCGTGCTTTAACAGATGCACATCCTTTGTACGCGAAGTAA
- a CDS encoding L-threonylcarbamoyladenylate synthase gives METKRLNEEELNTAVAILKADGLVAFPTETVYGLGANALSEKAVKRVFAVKGRPTDNPLIVHITGFNQVKTYVDNIHPLAEQLTEKYWPGPLTLVCQTKKDAFPAVVSAGLSTVSFRMPNNDKTLALLNASGLPLVGPSANTSGKPSPTSSEHVYHDLNGKIEGILEDGSTAIGVESTVLDISDPNQPPMILRPGAITKEQLEQDLGIEIAVDKHLIKESEAPKSPGMKYKHYSPDTRVMMIRENDWEKAIAAARQQALKVGVMAGPTIVNQVQQNVTTVFTYADDSVEAATKGLFAGLRALDETNPKLDVIYVATFPEKDLGVAYMNRLKKAADQQYFE, from the coding sequence TTGGAAACCAAACGATTGAATGAAGAAGAATTGAACACGGCAGTAGCTATTTTAAAAGCAGATGGTTTAGTGGCATTTCCAACCGAAACAGTCTATGGACTAGGTGCGAATGCTTTATCCGAAAAGGCAGTAAAGCGAGTTTTTGCAGTGAAAGGTAGACCAACAGATAATCCCTTGATTGTACATATTACAGGATTTAATCAAGTAAAAACCTATGTAGATAACATTCATCCCTTAGCAGAACAATTAACAGAAAAATATTGGCCAGGTCCTTTAACATTAGTATGCCAAACGAAAAAAGATGCTTTTCCAGCAGTGGTATCAGCTGGACTATCAACCGTTTCGTTTCGTATGCCTAATAACGACAAAACGTTAGCTTTGTTGAATGCATCGGGTTTACCTTTAGTTGGACCTAGTGCAAATACCTCGGGAAAACCGAGTCCGACTAGTAGTGAGCATGTTTATCACGATTTAAATGGGAAAATTGAAGGGATTTTAGAAGATGGTTCAACAGCGATTGGGGTGGAATCAACTGTTTTAGATATTAGTGATCCCAACCAACCACCAATGATTTTGCGTCCAGGAGCAATTACAAAGGAACAACTAGAACAAGACTTAGGCATCGAGATTGCTGTTGATAAACATTTGATTAAAGAATCAGAAGCACCAAAATCACCAGGTATGAAATATAAACACTATTCACCCGATACAAGAGTTATGATGATTCGCGAAAACGATTGGGAAAAAGCCATAGCAGCTGCTAGACAACAAGCATTGAAAGTCGGCGTTATGGCAGGACCTACTATTGTAAACCAAGTGCAACAAAACGTAACGACGGTTTTTACGTATGCTGATGATAGCGTGGAAGCAGCCACAAAAGGGCTATTTGCAGGATTACGGGCCTTAGATGAAACTAATCCAAAATTAGATGTGATTTACGTGGCGACATTTCCTGAAAAAGATTTAGGCGTAGCGTACATGAATCGCCTAAAAAAAGCGGCAGACCAACAATATTTTGAATAA